GCCCTTCAATACCTTTCAGAAATGTCTTAAGCTTTGTCTAGAGACAGAAATAACCAGTTTTGTTCCATTAGGTTTTAATAGCATAGGCATTGTTGTTGGCTTCTGAGAAATACTTCGGAAGCTTGGATCAGCTTATCAGTGACACAGTGAATTAACAGGGTTTTTCTTTTGATACCTCTTGTTTTCAAGTGTAATTATTACCCTGTTTGTGTGTAAGTGTATTCAGAAAGTGCAGAGGCAATGAAGACGATTTGatggagcagtgtctgctaggTGTTAGActtctagaatttataaaatagtttttttttgctaattttattaaccctataatatattatactggtatttaaaatttgaaaatgacttGCAAGTTGATCCTTTTAACAGTATCTATACAGGCCTGGGCATTATTAtctcgattgagtcactgcagaccaccccttaattccccactccaccttcccagACTGAGATAGTACCGGTAATGTTTTGATGTGGTATGATCAGACAAGGTCGTCAGTGACAGGTTGTATCAGGTGGGCATCATAGCTTATATGAACTTTCACCTCTCACTGGCCGTCTAAAacccaccactgatgcacagaaccTTACTGCATGTTTGTTTGTAAGGTGGTGTAAGCAAAAAGGACATAGCAAGGGTTTCTCGATCCCTTTCACTCCTTATGCCCAGGGCTGATCTAAACAAAtacacataatgaaataaatattaagttcAAAACGTTGATTATTATTGATTGGGGTGTAGTAACACCCTATGCGAGTACTAATAAATGTTAGGAAGAACTGGATGCCATCCTAAGGGTGaactaaattattatattttttacagaATGTCATTTATCTCTGTTTTACCACATAGGTATGCCTAAACTGGGACTTCTAgctgaattaaaattatacatcttgattacacaacttttaacactacatcacttTGGAATATGCAGTTTATTGCTTTCGCGTGTTATATTAGGTACAGTACAGATATTCTGAGgatagcccacaacaggctgaaactaatCAACACGGTACTGTACCTAATATTAACACGCGAAAGCAATAAACTGCATATtccgaataaaaattaataacatttaatatcgttgatatataattaatttaattggtctCTGCAGATTGTTCATAACGTCATAGTTACAGACTGAAAACTCAGATGACTCTCTCAGTTTTCATAGTTAAAATCTTTTATTGACTAAtctcatttttcttattttcaatttactttcgttatatataacactttttttaaaataGGAATTTCCTTTATGAGCCTTTGATAAATCTCAGTctgctaaataatgtatttatttaatttaatgcccAGACACTTGACACAAAGTCGTTTGTCTATGTACTTCCCCGTAGAGTTCACCTGTTGACTTATACTGAAAGTCTTTTAATGCACTACAATTTTGACTGTTTTCGCACAAAAGACAGGATGGTGATGGtcttctaaataaaaaaaaggaaaaagtccACAAGTTCCCTGCGTGAAGATAGGTACGAAactaatgttataaattttaataatttttacatataataacaatattgtttattgcctgaaaaatacaaatttttaaggGTCTGTAGAATAATGTTACACATCTCTGCAGACTGTATTTTTGTCACAGAGTTAAACTGTGCATGGATTAATTATAAGCTATGAGAGAATTACAGTATGTTTATTGTAGGTGAGGAGCTGGTTGCAATAACAACATTAGTTATTTAAACGCTCTTACTGCTTAAATGTAATCTGGAAAGCTTTGGTCCATAGACAGCATtgtgtatgtataataatttaataattctcAGTTCCCAAGTCTTCTTATGGCTTTATCATTCAACAATAATGACGACATATCTAAAAAATTCAGTctattattaatacaaaatatagaTTTAAAAGAGGGATTCTCTTAACAATGAAACGTACCTgtctaaaattctataaaatgatCATGATCACAGTGCTGCTGTATGAAACAgaaaatagaattaaaaaaatataaagaaaaaaaattataaaaaatctaaACAATTGAAATGATATTCTTAATACATGTAGCTGATTACTCCCTTATGGATTGGAAAATGAATGAAGCTAACGTCAACACCTAcacaataatattttacacacagTTGACCAATACCGGACAAATTGGCTGGACTATCTAAATAGAATGGACGACTGACAAATCTCCAAAGAAAACTTTTCAGTACAAATTAGATGGAAGAAAAGATTTGGGGCATTCATGGAAGAGTTGGAGAGACCAATATTAGGTTCGAAGAAATCGTAACAAACCAAAAACCAATCATGATTTAATtcttggtggtggtgatggtggtgacgaCGACTTTTCAGACTACAGGAGCTTAAGTAGAATTACTAATCAGTAATGTAACAGTAGAGATAATATTGGAACAGTGGTGGCTCGTGACTTCTGAACCAGGTGGTGCACTTCAGCATATGAACTAAAGAAAAACTTACTTCTAAAAAGAATGACAAAAATGTATGTAACATTCTAATGTCAATTAATGGATCGTTGCtcaatgaaatataaagcaaataTTTAGATGGAAATAGAGTGAATATATCCTAACAAATTCACATTCCTTACTTAAAAAGAAAATCCACTCTCTCACCTTGCCACTCTCGATTACTCGCTGGTTGAAGTCTGGGATATTCAGGATGTAGTCTCACTTTATGGGCAGCATTGCTAGGACTGACAGTCTGTCTTGGGACACGATATTTcttagaaatgattttatatgcTTCAGGAATTGTAATTAGCACATTCAACAGCTTCACACATTCACAGGAGGTCTCTGAACGATTATTCAGTCCAGTGAAATCCAAAAGACTTAAACAACCAGGCATGTTTCTAAACTTTTGTCTTGCATAAATGACACCATCCTAATCTTTTTCGAATCCAGATATGAGTAATAAATAATCGCTGGATAGTTTGAATAGATTGTCTGGAAACCTTTCACTGTAATGTGAGAacttttcaaggaagaaaaaggATGCTGCAGAAGATGTCCAGTAAATTTGAACCTTCCTTTAGCTTCGCATTTTGATCACATCGCAAATTTCTTTGGCTTCCCTTTGCCGTACAGACCTTTCGTCTTCATCTCTCTTTCTTTTGTCTGTACATTCGACAGTTCATCTACTGTGCTTCTAGCATTAAACATTCCTCGTTTGAAGGACTGAAATTAGGTTTTAACTACAGTTAGATAAATTTGTAGCTGATTATATAGAATATCAGCATGTGGCAACACTTGATGGAAGAAAAGagctccagaaaaaaaaaaaaactgtcattcTTCAGTGTATATGTAGCCTGATGTCTGGTGAATTGTGTCGGTATTTCTTATAAGTTATATTCTCCAGCAAATATGGTCCTCGTACATTCCAGAAGCAGATCAAGTTTTTTGTGTGCAAGAACATTGAATTCTGGATGAAATGGTGGCCGAAAGATAATTTGTATGTTTCGGTAATGTTAATATTGTAGCCCAGTTAGATGCATATAGACGAGACAAACCCTGACCATCTTTACAGTTGAACCAAACTCCGCAATGAAAACTTTTGTGTATACAAAGCATTGAGCTTATGGAAGTTAAACCATGCCTCTCTCCCATCGCGCCTCTCAACCACCGCGCCTCTCAACCACCGCACAAATCTAAGTCTGTCTTTCTTCAGGTAGCTGCTACCTAACAAGGCTGCTACAAACAATGAAGTTCTCGTCACAATTGAAAGCCCATAGATGCCAGGCAGGTTAAAACTTATATAAATGTAAAGATAATAAAATGTCGATTTAAAAATAGTAGCactcacaaacaaaaattaaaacatttcatgagaaaaattttgGTGGTAGCGCAAACCTGCTACCATATGTAGCAGCTGCCACAGTAGTGGAATAAGAGCGACAGAGAAAATATAAATCTAATCTATAGCCAATTTTTACACCACATATTTCATAGGCTGTCACATTCTTTGCTGAATTGAGTTACCTGAGTTGCCCAGAAGTGCCATTGAAAGTACTCTTGTGAATCTGGTTTTTTTTATtggaattttgaatattttgatgTGACTGAAATGAACATACTCCTTTTTTTCTAcacttgttgttgttattattattattattattattattattattattattattattattattattattattattattgagaatttTCATGTCGTTCTTATGTTGCCAGAAAATTTTGAGAATTTCTTTGTTCGTATTTTCTTGATCTTGATGTAATGTAATACTGTTATTATTCTGAACataatgataatttttatattactcGTGGTAGTTTTGTTATGTTACAGAATGTTTCAAATTGTTATTTAACACACTAAAAGATTCCACAGTGTTCTGAAATTTTTATGTGCCATGCCAGATTTAAATAAGCTGTAgtaatttgtgttctttttattttctttttggagCTTCATTTTTAGcatttgaaaattagaaaattgtgttagtcattattgtaaataataaaattcgttatgaaatgttttaaaattatatgaagaaaattatgagTTTTTACggtgactgtgatcagaattaagCTTTTTGGGCAATCCACCGTGACCACAAACTTGACATTTCCAGTGTTTTGGAACTGCATATACAGGTTCCATCTTCAGGGCAAAAAAGTGAGACCAGAGAGTTCGCCTACTGCGATCTTACCTTTTTGCCCTGATAATGGAACCTGTTGTAGTTCTGAAACGTTGAAATTGACAtggtggattacccaaaagcctagTTCTGATATATAttggagaaaagaaagaaagaaaagggaaggaAAGTTTGGTGTAGAGTATATAGTTCATAGTCTTTCAAAAGAAATTCATTTTCATGTTTGTAACTAATAATGTCTATGTATGTACTCAGCAATTGAAAATCAAATtcctaaatacattatttaaaactgtAACACTTTTAATGGCTGTGATTGtctatgataaaatataaataatattcttctgAATTTGAAATTTTGATCATTATGATTTTGAAGCATGTTTTATGTGTAATTATAATCatacttatataatttttaattaatgcaTATATTTTACTCTTTTTCATGCTGTCTTCTCTTCATTGGAACTTCATCATCACAAAATCAGTGGTTAAGCAGCGATTACAAATGTACAATTCACCATATAAATCTGTTTTGGACTGCATAGTGCAAGTTTACCGCACAGAAGGAATTCGGGCATTTTACCGCTCTTATACAACACAATTGACTATGAATGTGCCCTTTCAGAGTATTCACTTCATGACATACGAATTTATTCAAAACATAACAAATGAGGACCGTCATTATAACCCTGTAGCTCACATGGTATCTGGTGCCATTGCTGGAGCTGTTGCTGCGGCAGTGACCACACCACTGGACGTCTGTAAGACACTTCTCAACACTCAACCTGAGCCGTATAGAGGAACAGGTCTTATCCATGCTATTCGGACAGTATATAAGCTTGGAGGACCTTCAGGATATTTCCGCGGAATGACTGCTCGTGTTCTGTATCAGATGCCTTCAACAGCAATATGTTGGTCTATGTACGAGTTCTTCAAATATGTCCTGTCAGGCCATCCTGGAGACCAAGGCGATTCGACACTGAGATTGGTAGTTCAGCAGGCGCCATTAATAGTGGATGCAATCACAGGTGATGAGGAGCATCAGGATTCCAGGCTCATCTCTGAGGGATCCTGCAGGGCAAGTGGAGAGATGTGGGAAGGTTGGGGCTCAGCGGGAGGATCCTCAGGTCCCATCAAGACACCGCGAGAGCTGCCTTCAGTCTCTGGAGTTGGGCTTTATGGGCCTTTGTCCTTTAATACTGTCCATAATGCTGATAGCAAGTTGCCTAAGGGAAATACTTTGCTGGACATCAGTCACAGTTGAATGTCCAGCTGTTGGAGTCATGCTTGAGCCCTGTAAGATAGAAGATGTGAGCTGGATGGGCCAGCAAGTGCCTAGTGGAGGTGGAGAAGTCGCGAGTTTTTCATAGAAAAATATAGCCATAGTCTGGCAGTAGTAAGTATATACTGACATTGAGATGTACTTGGCTCTCTCCGGCATTTCAGAATGGACATGTCTACTTGCTTGGAAGGGTAGGCCAGTGATGAAAACGATTTCTCCATTTTCACTGTATGCCAGGCGCTTACTGGCTTTCTTCACTAAAGCTTTCTCTTGCTCCTGTGGATAGAAAATAGTGTAGCAGCAGGTGAGACAGGTTTACGAACACGAAACCGTACGAAAACGAAAACTGATTTTACCTAATATGATGGAAACTGCAAGCACAAAAGTTTCTTTGGAGAACTacaatatttatatgtttttgaAGGATGATCGAATTTTCAGCCCATGTGACACAAATGGAGCCACTGAATTCAAGTATTTTGTCACAATTGCGATTTCAGTGTTGTCATAAGAGCACCACTTATTAGAATCGTCTAGGTTTGGAGTTAATTCTGTTAATGCAACACATGGGCACTTTATGGTCGTACTGAACCATTGAATTTCTTGATCACTTTGTTAAATTCTAGCTACGATTGTCTTGAAAATTATCATTAATAGTAAGTGCCTTTCAAAATTTAGTATCTGTATGTTAAAATTGTGAGTAAAAGTATATTAGGAATATTGATAAGTCTTCAGTAAAATGCATTAGAAAGCTACTTACAGGATCTAATGAAAGCCAGTAGCTattaatgttaacattttaaaaattattggaaATAGTGCAAACATAATCTGTAGAATCTGATCAGCAGTaggacatatttattttttttgtatacttGATTTTAATTTGATAATTGCAGAAGGAAGAactttctctcttcttctccttcactTGTATAATAATTTTGAGGCTCACCTAGATTCATATACGTACAGTAATTGAattgtgaatatttaaataaataaggatAGAGTGGGGAATATTCCTCATGGCTGGGTTGTGAAATTTGCAACATCTTTTGAATTTTATGATGGTGTCGTGAGTTTGCTTGTAGTCATTTGGAAATTTTGTAAGTTCTGAAATCATAACATGTTGAAGATACTTTCTAATGTTAGCTTTACATTGTTTATAATGTATCGTATCATGGTTAGTGCAAATTTATTTTGAAGGGAAGGTAAAAAatcttttcatatttcatatttgtgtgtatttacatacatacatgttgtaTTTCAGTTCTGGACAAAAAATTCGTAACAaatatgcaattttttaatgtaggctacCGTAAAATAATATTTGGGTAGTGAGTGAAATTTCAGGCAGTCAGAAGacaaatgtaattgtaatttctTGACATCCGGAGTTAAGATAgtgtaacaataattttaaacaagtataatgctttatataaataattataattttatttgttggttATATatcgcaaatattttttttaactgaaaGTCAGAAGGggttgttaaaaaataaatatatcaactGGTAGCTATATGGGTTAATAAAAACTATAGTATACCAGATTTCAAGCAAAGAATATGTGTAATGCAAATGCTTTTGTGGCATAATTCTGAATTCTGAGCTCTAAAGGAAAGGAAATCATTCAAAATGTTCCTTTTCCTGTTTACATAGTTTCATTAGAATTTGAAACTTGAGTATATTAAATTATCAAGTAGAAATCCTCTATTCTCTCTGGTTGATTGGAGAGAGAACTACTATAAAATTTTAGCCATGAACAATTACTAATAGGTGTGTTTGCTTATCCCTCAGTTTTAATAATATATACTCTGTATTTTCTTGGtagttttaatataaatttaatttcaacaaatGGATGTTCTTGGTTTTCAGTACCAAGTAATGAGTAACAAGCATGTGGTATTTAAGATATAGTTATTTACATGCATTATATGTTAAATTCTTCTGTTGAAATTGCATTGTTTGTAACTTGCAATCcatcatttattttgtttgcatCACTGTTATTAGGTCACAGTATTTCTTTCCCTAACAAAACACAAATCATGTATTAATGtgcgtagtttttttttttttcaccaataTTGACAGATTTTATATTTCCACATAAGTTTTTTTGCTAGGAAGTAGTACTCCAACCGCATGTTTCATTGCTTCATTAGTTTGTTCTAGTTCCTCTCTCATTTTATTCACatttgtaggctatataaaattttaattcagcGATAAATTTTTCCTGTTCTTCGTTTCAAGCTCTCAAAATCTTCTGTCATGCTTCTTGTCGTCATGCAGTTCgcgtttttatttttaaaaaatcgtaaGTAAttgatttgtatttcaaattttagtagtctcgtgtcagattgcaaaCACATCTTTAACAGTTGTTTATGTATCTAAAAAGTATCATATTTGAAGATTAAGAGTCTGTGTTGACTATTACAGGACAGAATAGTGAGTGAGAATTTATAAGGTAAAGCCTACATGAGCTGCGTCACGTGCAAGGAGCCTCTTGGACACGAACAAGGACAGGGATTGAAAAGTAAGCAGTGGATCTGTAACACTTGTTTGTATATAAGTCGCAAGGTGACGTTCCTTGCCCCACTTTGTACCAGTCGTTGTTACATTGTTGTtgtgtacatatatatgtatatataaagtaACTATTTAGACTGTAATATGATTTGGTTGTTAAGGACACGAAAGCACCAGTATCACATGGGCTGATCTGTGGTTATAAGAAATCGTATCGGTTgaggatattttattatgtattaataatcataacaatCTAATACGTGTCTCGAGTTCATCTTTGTGCAATGTCTGGCTATTGTTGCGTTGTAACAGACCTGTAAAATGCTCCTTCAGAACAGTCACAATTCCCACCTTGTTGTCTCTCCTACCTCAAAATTAGGTTTTGTGTTGAGTTATCAGttagaatttttttagttttaattgcATAACTTATCATCAGATTGCAGAATTTGAATCTAAAACAGATTGTTAAAATTTAGCTATTTTAAGATATATTGTCATGTTCTGTAAACAAATTGTACGCATATATATCTGCAGCTCTTTGTGATTTTATAAgcatatgcatatttaattaatttttgttacagAAGAGATCTATACACACACTCTAGGTACAAAGAGTGCCTAGTGTTCTGAACCTATGAATGTTAAaccagtaaaaataattatagtattttaaaaagaaatgatATAACTTCCTCTTATTATGAAAGTGCGTTTTGAATTTGTGTGATgggaaaacagaaaaatattggTTATTTGGTGGAATTGATCTGTCTTACTGGAAATGGTTATATTTGTTGAGCACTTCATCATTTTTGCAAGTAGTTCGCTTTCAAATGGTTGGTATGGttaagaaaatttttgaaattgcaTGTAGTGTTATTAGTTACTTGTTTAACGACTAAAACTTAAGTCTGCTACCACTCCAATTCTAGATTTGTAGTTTGGGTTAGAGGTGAATGAAATACACACTATGACTGCCTCATCAgaattgtgtttacattaggcctattgaACAGGTATGTACCATTATTTCACTGAagtttgcattttaaattttgtaatgcacAGTACGAGTTTCCCCTTGATTGTTGTATGTATTTCTTCACCATGATCATAAgtctaaatttttaattttcgtgCTTTATTTTCTGTGACAATTTTTATTACTGCGGTTGTACCATCTATGCAGGTGATATTATCTTATCCTTCGTTATATCATTGTGCTATGAAACAAAAGCAGGTACAATTCCATATCTTAAATATTTCTACGAAGTCCAGTTTTTATATTCAGGAAAAATGTTATCTTACGTTTGTATTACGTCAATAGgctatttgaaaattaatattttttatgtattttaaattacataaattacataaatgaattaaattacaacTTCGCCTGCACAGATTATTCCCATTGGCCCATAGAAGGGACTAAATAAACAGTTGGCTGCTTTAGGTGCCACAAACAGGATTTGAGAATGATAAAATAGAGGTTCCTGACTTACTATTAAATTATGCTGTTACTTTTGAGAAATTATAACCACACTTCTcatttattcatgattatttcACTACTATATTTATTCCTAGTGTCATGAAAATGAACTACTGCTTCTGTTACTTTctctttatttacatttatacaatacttctgttttatttctttactgcTAAGCTGTATTTAATCCCACAGCTGTTTTACGAACTTATTTTATGTACTGTGTATGCTTGCTAAGACTACCAgcttagctcagtcggctaagacgcttgcctgttgatttgaagttgcgcttggtatgggttcgatcctcgcttgggctgattacctggttgggttttattcgaggtttttcccaatcataaggtgaatgtcaggtaatctatagcgaatcattggcctcatctcaccaaatacagtcttgctatcaccactcccatctacgctaaataacctagtagctgatacagcatcgttaaataacaaagtaaaaaataataaaagaaactaaAAGCTGTGGTAACAGGATAAACAaaccactggcatagctcagacAGTAGTGTGTTTGCCTACTGATACAGAGTTGCACTCAGGCATGGCTTCGATTCCTGCCTGGCTGATTACTTGATTGGGTTGGGttttattcgaaattttctccaaccgtaaagtgaatgtcaggtaatctatgtcgaatccttggcctcatctcactatcacgaatttcattgacgctaaattaACCCTATAACCCTATAGTTGATACATCAtcgttaaataatgaaataaaaaaacagggTAAACATAAGACAGTTGGACTCACCTAGTCCCCAATATAAGGGAGTTAAATTCCCTGCTGGACCTGGTAGTCACAGTTGAGCAAGAATTTCTTTGTTATGTTCATg
This region of Periplaneta americana isolate PAMFEO1 chromosome 13, P.americana_PAMFEO1_priV1, whole genome shotgun sequence genomic DNA includes:
- the mfrn gene encoding mitoferrin-1, with the protein product MDFDNDYETLPTQNVVTHMTAGAVAGVMEHCVMYPLDSVKTRMQNLSPSPNAVYRGVGEALFRMVKYEGVLRPVRGMSAVVLGAGPAHAFYFSCYEYVKNALTQGTTRSNHLVYGAAGCVATLLHDAIMNPAEVVKQRLQMYNSPYKSVLDCIVQVYRTEGIRAFYRSYTTQLTMNVPFQSIHFMTYEFIQNITNEDRHYNPVAHMVSGAIAGAVAAAVTTPLDVCKTLLNTQPEPYRGTGLIHAIRTVYKLGGPSGYFRGMTARVLYQMPSTAICWSMYEFFKYVLSGHPGDQGDSTLRLVVQQAPLIVDAITGDEEHQDSRLISEGSCRASGEMWEGWGSAGGSSGPIKTPRELPSVSGVGLYGPLSFNTVHNADSKLPKGNTLLDISHS